From Portunus trituberculatus isolate SZX2019 chromosome 37, ASM1759143v1, whole genome shotgun sequence, one genomic window encodes:
- the LOC123513978 gene encoding uncharacterized protein LOC123513978 → MAAAEAGHVRRGMVMVGPTYLYNGAQVCGRRTGRTCIFLLASFGVACTLVGLVFFTADLRMESELWIAGVVFIVLGVALLVWFITLCCAARCAFKKLPASHPARAMPANAVLVTPRSSTYQLLPMSPNRIQVTQSTIPSTSRLSTQTLPSPASNKPKAVRAAAVSPTAFPTWGHAGRSREYMPGQIGLHHTMYSWNNTPDWSSSIPRDAGHARMSPHYNMVNPLAAHTLTRPSAPRQENYTRGYSAHFPSLPHGSSMSGYVADDSPPPYHTVVSGP, encoded by the exons ATGGCGGCAGCGGAGGCGGGCCATGTGCGGCgagggatggtgatggttgGCCCGACTTACCTATACAACGgagcccag GTATGCGGAAGAAGGACGGGCCGCACCTGCATCTTCCTCTTGGCTTCCTTTGGTGTTGCCTGTACTCTGGTTGGCCTTGTCTTCTTCACGGCAGACCTCAGAATGGAGAGCGAGTTGTGGATAGCGGGTGTGGTGTTCATAGTTCTTGGCG TGGCTCTGCTTGTGTGGTTCATTACGTTGTGCTGCGCTGCACGTTGCGCCTTCAAGAAGCTGCCAGCCTCCCACCCAGCCAGAGCCATGCCAGCCAACGCCGTCCTGGTCACGCCGCGATCCTCCACCTACCAGTTGCTGCCCATGTCACCTAACAGGATCCAAGTGACCCAATCCACgatcccctccacctccaggcTGAGCACGCAGACCCTCCCGAGTCCAGCCAGTAACAAGCCCAAAGCagtaagagcagcagcagtgtccCCCACCGCTTTCCCGACCTGGGGCCACGCGGGGCGCAGCAGGGAGTACATGCCGGGACAGATAGGGTTGCATCACACAATGTACTCGTGGAACAACACTCCGGACTGGAGCAGCAGCATTCCACGAGACGCAGGGCACGCACGGATGAGTCCACATTACAATATGGTCAATCCTCTGGCAGCCCACACCCTGACACGTCCCTCGGCGCCGCGGCAGGAAAACTACACGAGAGGATACAGTGCGCATTTTCCGTCTCTACCGCACGGTTCGTCTATGTCTGGATATGTGGCAGATGacagtccacctccttatcaCACTGTCGTGTCTGGGCCCTAa
- the LOC123513979 gene encoding uncharacterized protein LOC123513979, giving the protein MTTYQPQMQQVPSNQVVLVVNQATMGQRASRFSNNRPYLNRGAQFSNGCQCFLPQMLLLIVLGSLFTFMAISIVSIGVLAGVVMMIVGGGLLGAGLYLIHTAKKQFKNLPADHPDRTKYACQNTCTTGGWNYHTPTMYSMPPMQHQVIGHQALSGGQVFIMQDPVGTHGNQVHFGAPQQSSRTSPGGTYRPEDDPPPAYTDVVHNI; this is encoded by the exons ATGACGACCTACC AACCACAAATGCAGCAGGTGCCCAGTAAccaggtggtgttggttgtgaaCCAGGCGACAATGGGCCAAAGAGCGTCCCGCTTCTCCAATAATCGTCCTTACCTGAACCGCGGCGCCCAG TTCAGCAATGGATGTCAGTGTTTTCTGCCACAAATGTTATTGCTGATAGTTCTGGGCTCCTTGTTCACCTTCATGGCAATCAGCATAGTGTCCATTGGTGTGCTGGCAggtgtggtaatgatgatagtgggaG GTGGACTGCTGGGTGCTGGCCTGTATCTTATCCACACCGCCAAGAAGCAGTTCAAGAATCTTCCCGCAGACCATCCTGACCGCACCAAGTACGCCTGCCAAAACACGTGTACTACTGGTGGATGGAACTACCACACCCCAACTATGTACTCAATGCCGCCCATGCAACACCAGGTGATAGGGCACCAGGCACTCTCTGGCGGCCAAGTCTTCATCATGCAAGACCCAGTCGGGACGCATGGCAATCAGGTGCACTTTGGCGCACCGCAGCAGTCAAGCCGCACGTCACCTGGCGGTACTTACCGCCCTGAGGACGACCCGCCTCCCGCCTACACTGATGTGGTGCACAACATATAG